The following are from one region of the Methylophilus sp. DW102 genome:
- a CDS encoding GspH/FimT family pseudopilin produces the protein MKSDGFTLVELVVVIALTGVMVAVAMPRFANGDIFETRGDAGLLSSTLRYAQKTAIAQRRNVYVILNNAVPDTVSLCFDTACNQAVINPETTAAYVFTSSKNVDITSDNVSVGFDALGRVVPNSTVNYKATNKKNNAQSVTVTVEADTGYIH, from the coding sequence ATGAAATCTGATGGCTTTACGCTTGTCGAGTTGGTTGTGGTAATTGCTTTGACAGGCGTTATGGTGGCTGTGGCAATGCCCAGATTCGCAAACGGCGATATCTTCGAAACCCGCGGTGACGCGGGTTTACTTTCATCTACATTACGCTATGCGCAAAAAACAGCGATTGCCCAGCGTCGGAATGTGTATGTGATTCTCAATAATGCGGTGCCAGATACGGTTAGCTTATGTTTCGATACCGCGTGCAATCAGGCAGTGATCAATCCTGAGACGACTGCTGCATATGTATTTACCAGCAGCAAGAATGTGGATATCACCTCAGACAACGTAAGCGTGGGCTTTGACGCACTCGGGCGGGTGGTGCCTAATTCTACGGTTAACTATAAAGCGACCAACAAGAAAAATAATGCGCAATCTGTGACCGTGACTGTTGAGGCGGACACCGGATACATACACTGA
- a CDS encoding type II secretion system protein, translating into MKKQAGFTLVELVVVIAVLGILAATALPRFVNVQSNARVAAGNGLAASLRSAANLARASWVAAGSNAAALQVTMDGQAVTVNNSGYPTADAAGIVAALQSLDAQFTASHNNGVSTFQVGTFNTCTVTYTAATGVVSTANLSAGNCGG; encoded by the coding sequence ATGAAAAAACAAGCTGGTTTTACATTGGTTGAATTGGTTGTTGTGATTGCAGTGCTTGGTATTTTGGCGGCTACGGCGTTGCCAAGATTTGTGAATGTGCAATCAAACGCAAGGGTTGCTGCTGGAAATGGGCTGGCGGCATCTTTACGATCTGCTGCTAATTTGGCTAGAGCTTCCTGGGTTGCGGCTGGTAGTAATGCCGCTGCATTGCAAGTAACGATGGATGGTCAAGCGGTCACAGTAAATAACTCCGGATATCCTACCGCTGATGCTGCAGGCATTGTTGCTGCATTGCAGAGTTTAGATGCTCAATTTACAGCGAGTCACAATAACGGAGTATCAACTTTTCAAGTGGGTACTTTCAACACATGTACAGTTACTTATACTGCCGCGACGGGTGTTGTTAGTACTGCAAATTTAAGTGCTGGTAACTGTGGAGGCTAA